A segment of the Salminus brasiliensis chromosome 1, fSalBra1.hap2, whole genome shotgun sequence genome:
AGTGAGGAAAAGTTTCCTAATAAAGTTTCTCCATAAAGCATCCATCAAAACATGTGGCGCTCCACTCTGACCGTGACGCCGCCGGGCCTCCTCATGACCACATGCAGCACaaaaacatctctctctctctctctctctccttcaaaCGACTTGTCCTCGCTCTGCtgaacacatgaacacatgCAAGCGTTTATGCAAGCAACTCTCTCGGTTCTGGCCGTAGAAGCGGGGGTTCCCCCACCTCTTTCTCCTGGTGCTTCCTGGTGACCAACAGGGTCTTTTCTAGACCGTCTACAATCATCTACAGCTGCAATCATCATTTAGCTGCAGTTCTCCAAATTCAGACCCAAGGAAAGTGACATAAACCTTCGTACACTGacaagccaaaacattatgaccacctgcttaatattcTGTTGGTAAGCCACCAAAACCAGGTGTCCTGTAGAGCCGCCATAACAGTGCACATGCACCCGGCCTCACCAGGACTCTTCGGACCAGACGGTGGACAGGGGTCAGCATGGGCACTCCTATTGGTCTGCAGCTACGCAACTCCAGCGTCACTGTCTGTTTTGACAAGTTCCTCCTCCCGTAACTTCTCTCGGTTCCACTGGGCTTCCACGGTTCCACTCCCAGTCAACATGctcatgggctaggtgggttccagaagggcatgagctctgagtgggtttgtaaagTACATGTGTTGTTCTTAGGACCAAGCAGGGCTTCCCAAATTGGtctcatcattacagcccaccttaatctcgcatgggtcccatctaggccatCCCATATGCAGCGTACAACCCCATGGTTAACCCCTCTTGGTCCCATCACTGGGCCTGGTAGACATCCATATGTGAGGCCAATGTGGAACCCAAAGACAGAACGTTGTGGTTGCCAGTTGGGAtgcccatacaggccccacatggacatgttagctggaaCTGTTGTTATGACATCATCAAAGTTTACATGTAGGGTTCCAGATAGCAAATCTGATGTAGCCTAAATTCCTGACCACATGGAATGATGGCAATGAGGGGCCAGATGTGGTTACTGGAACTCGGACCGGGCCACACATCTCAGCCAGAAACAACCttgtttttaatgtattattattattatcattattatgaatagtgttattataaaattggtcttttttatttgatgtttttgcacatttttgaaTGTATTACAACATGGACattatcatttttatcatttttaggATGAGAGTCACTTCAGGCTCGCCTACAGTGCCAGGGCCTGTTGGTAGGACCATGTCGTTGCCAGAAGTGGCCCAGATATGTGAGCCATGTGAGGTGGCTGTGCCATATCATTCATAAGTCCCATGTCCATTTGTTATCTGGGATGTTCCAAGCCTAAACTGTCCCCATAGAAAAGGTCATTTTACCATTATTACTCCGTATAAAACTCAGAAGGCGGGtttactggtgggtttgggtggttaataaaatggctatattcgTATAGCCGTGCAATTTTTTCCCTGGGCTGGTGATGTCTCTACAAGATGGCTTGTGGCCCTACCATACTCGTTGCTGGACTTTCCCTCACTCTGTCGGACTCTATCTGGACTCCGCACAATTTGAAACTCTGATGGACCTCCCATCCATGTCTGAACCAACAGATCACTCGACCTTACCTGCAGAACGCTCCGATGCCGTCCAGCACGTAGCACTGTCCTCCGTTGAAGCAGTAGCTTGGCAGCGTGTCACACTGCGACCTGCAGGTACCGTTGGCAGGAACGTATCCCAGCCGACACTCAGCGCTGTTGCTGGAGATTCCTACGCGAGGGACTTCTTCCTTGGCAGGGATGAAGGGACTAGGCAAGCGGGGGCGGAAGGTTCTGGGTGGAGGCGTGGTGGTCAGTTCCTCTTCGTACGTGTCGGCAGTGGTGCTGTAGTCGTCCGAAGTTGTGGAAACTGTATCATCGTACGGCGTGAGGTAGTCGTAATTGTCTGGCATGGCCCAGGCTGTTGGGTCACGACCTTGAAGCTCATGGGCTGAGGGGGAAGGTGGGACAAGCTCTCTGCGGGAACCGCTGTCGAAATCCACCGTCACGGGCTGGGACGGGGGGACAGCGGGATGGGACGGGGTAGTCGGGGATTCCTGGAGGTCCAGGTCAACCACGGTGGTCTCCAGGTTTATTTTCGGAACGTGCCAAGGTGACTCGGTGGTCACGTGCGGCCTCAGGCCATCCTCTAACATAAAGTTGTCTTGAGTCAGTAGGTGGTCAGTTTCTGCTGAATCTTGGCTTATCTCCGGACCTTCCATGTCCACAGTGTCTGTCTTGGCCTCTTCAGGTGCAGAAGTGACCACCGAAAGGTCCTCCCCCTGCAGGCCGCTGCCCAGCTCACCTCCGTCTCTGGGCTTACGTCCAGCGCGGAGGTGGAGAAACTCGTCGTCGACCGTTTTGAACGATTCTTTCATTTCCTTCACTTTTGCCTTGTCACCCTCTGCTGGCAGGGAGGTCCCGTTTGTAGCAGCCGTGCTGGCCAACTCGGTCACGTTCACTGAGGTAGCTGTGGAGATGGAAACAGCCAGAGTGAGTCATATCCAGAAGTTCAGTTGCAATTAAAAGACTCTACAAACTGTccaaacactttctaaacatatCTTCATAACATGAGTTTGCTGTGAagcgctcggttctagataagctgccccagtcagagctggagttctacagtggaggtgaagggaagcagacgtctgagacacggttctaccagagttctgagaagagttgggctctagaacctgcttttaaaatcagatcattaaaatggtggagggatacatgctgtagggtgtagtgcagctacagaaagtagtccctaaagagaactgcattagttcagattctttattcttcactattttaccatcatcatcatcatcatcatcattccatataaaactcgtgttgtagctgcactggtgggtttggataggagataaattatgggctgtatctgtgttgttgtagtcatggcgaccgacgcccgcttccattcacctccactgtacagagatcagagtgggtcggtttctctacagtgaagctcagtttcacaccagttagcatcatgTAACATAGGTCATCCTAGCCTGCGTCTGTTAGCTTTCCTTTCGTCACTGCTAGCCACATTAGCACTCCTGGATGAAGCATTTTTTTAGGTCAGTTACTTCCAGCTGAGTGAGTCTGCGGTTTCTTTCCAAAGCTTCTTTGGAAAGCCGCTCTGGATTAAGTGTAATAATTTTACTAATGTACTCAGTCGGCGAGGAGGTGGGATTAGGGATTAGGGAGCTGCGGCTAGCGGGGTTCCCCATGGGGAGTCAGACTGTGATCTGCCGGGGAGACGGACACTGTGATTGCCCAACTGGGCTTCAACCTGCCCTAAATTTATAGAGTAGGAGGCCATTTAGAGTGGACAGAAGGATGGCGGCTAATGGTTTTAGCTATTTGACTTGTTTTGACCATTAGCATCACACAACTCTGTGTAGTCCATCAAATCACAGCAACTTGGGATGTTAGATACATTAGATTACACTGGGAAAACATGGTTGCCAAAAATCTCCACTTTTGCAAGatagggctagaggggtataaagccccccagcactgaagagctgtggagcagtggatgaactggtgttctctggaattatggatggtggtggagctccatccagtacttttggcatgaggtgaggatgatgaggtggagtggcaatcatcatcatcatccaacacctggacctcactaaagctcttgttattaaatgcaatcaaatcctcagagcaatgctcctcctccaaaatctagtagaaaaccttcatccctggacagtagagacagttactccaacaaatgcaggatcatCTCTTATTGATATCCTTGAAACTGTGaaaaaaatgagcaggtgtcccaatacttctgtccatgtaAACAACTACAGTGAAATgataaaaaactgaatgttccAGATAACACAAAGTCTTAGAAAGGTGTATTAGACCTCACTGATCACCTGGGTGAtgatttagacatgcagttagcTCCATGCTAATTGGTTAGCTATaaagcttccattacttcttagctacattagcctcgtggCTCCAGCTCTCTTTAATGCAGAGGCTGGATGTGAGGAGTGTGGAGCTGGAAAGGTGATGGTAAAAGCAGCCTGCTCCCAGAACCTCAGGTTTCATAGATCTGTCTGGACTGTCTAATACTGCATCATGAGTATCAGACACTAGCGTTTTATGATGATGACAATACGTCTGGGACAGTATTATTGCTGTACGGCTAATAGGCCCTCTAAAATATGCCTGATTTTGGAATAACTGGGTGTTCCTGCAAATAATGGTCCGGTGAAAAGGCCTCATtttcactggttcactggttgatCAGCTTAGCTTTACGTTTGATTTTAGCATAAATCtgaaagtggttggtgtggcacaacagatagcaccactacctgccaccagtgagctaccacaccatgtgggagactggggttcgattcctgggctgggtgactatgctgtgctacaccaataagagtccttgggccagactcctaacactacattggccctcctctgtaatatgaggaagtcgctctggataagagcctcagctaaatgccgtaaatgtaaatagtaaCTTCTACGTGCATTAGCTAGAAGCTGTTTGGCTAAGGACCTGCTGAATATGGAATTatgatatttaatttattagtataataacaataattcaaTACATATTGATCAATAAAAATACTATGATGGTacttagctgatgctcttatccagatcaACTTACTAGGTAACTTGTATgggagggccagtgtagtgttgggagtcttgcccatggactCTTATATTGGTGTGGCcctgcatagtcacccagaccaggaatcgaaccctggctgtggtagctcactggcaggtagtggtgttatctgttgtgccacattACTGGAGGTCTGCGAAAAGCACTTTTCAACtaaattagatttatttatttacaatatattaatatacttaatatattatacttaacatttacatttacggcatttagcagacgctcttatgcagagcgacttacaaagtgctttgctatttacccaagaaaaactttagctagttagaatagaccaataattcaaaggatacctctaagcttagacattactaaacacaagacaataaggtgaccatagtactctaggTACTACTTAACTACCTAACTTAGCTACTCTACTtaacatataatatatttaatatgacAACTAAACCtaaaagcccccagcattgaggagctgtgttctctggaatgatggtggtggagctccatccagtacttttgggatgatttggggagttagtgaggaggatgaggtgaggtggtgatcatcatccaacatcctgacttcactaacgctctttttgctgaatgcaatcaaatcctcacagcaaaatctagtagaaagtcttcctctctggacagtagagacggttactccaacaaaagacaCAATCAACTctattttaatactcttgattttagaggaaacaaagacagagcaagtgtcccaatacttttgtcaatatagtctAAATgctggtcagtgtgttttatgtaTCTACAGATCCACTGGACCTGAAAGTGCCTGTAGTTGCAGAAATACCCAACTGAGGGTTTGGAGAAGAGAGCTAAATGTGGGCTAATTCATctaccagcacacacacacacacacacacacacacacacacacacacacacacacacacacacacttcacttcacttctgcAAAAGACACCCTGTTAGACGTCCCCTCACAGAGGAAGCTGAACAGTGCTGTTTGTGTGATGTCCTGTGTTTCTGTGATTTGTATAACACTGTTAGCTAAAGTCTTGTTCCCCTCCAACTAGGCTAACTCCCACCTCTGCTGCTCTGacagctccagcagctcctccAGAAGACCTCTTCGCTGTCTCAGGAATGTGTCCATGTCCTTTTCCTTCCTTTCAAACTGAGGGCAGAGTCTCACGGAGCTTCTTGGAGACGGTGCTCGCAAGACCAGGGCCAAAAACAGGGGCCAGACGTGTCCGGTCTGGGTTTAGTGGACGttaataactaatataatatTTCAGTGACACGTCTGATAAAGAGACGTCTGAAAAGGAGGCGTTTGATAAAGAGATGTCTGATAAAGAGACGTCTGATAAGGAGACATCTGATAAAGAGACGTCTGATAAAGAGACGTCTGATAAGGAGACATCTGATAAAGAGACGTCTGATAAAGAGACGTCTGATAAAGAGGCGTCTGATAAAGAGACGTCTGATAATGAGACGTCTGATAAAGAGACGTCTGATAATGAGACGTCTGATAAAGAGGTGTCTGATAAAGAGACGTCTGATAAAGAGACGTCTGATAAGGAGACGTCTGATAAAGAGACGTCTGATAAGGAGGCGTCTGATAAGGAGACATCTGATAAAGAGGCGTCTGATAAGGAGACGTCTGATAAGGAGACGTCTGATAAAGAGACGTCTGATAAGGAGACGTCTGATAAAGAGACGTCTGATAAGGAGGCGTCTGATAATGAGACATCTGATAAAGAGGCGTCTGATAAGGAGACGTCTGATAAGGAGACGTCTGATAAAGAGACGTCTGATAAGGAGACGTCTGATAAAGAGACGTCTGATAAGGAGGCGTCTGATAAGGAGACATCTGATAAAGAGGCGTCTGATAAGGAGACGTCTGATAAGGAGACGTCTGATAAAGAGACGTCTGATAAGGAGACGTCTGATAAAGAGACGTCTGATAAGGAGGCGTCTGATAAAGTGACGTCTGATAAGGAGACGTCTGATAATGAGGTGTCTGATAAGGAGGCGTCTGATAAGGAGACGTCTGATAAAGAGACGTCTGATAATGAGACGTCTGATAAAGAGGTGTCTGATAAAGAGACGTCTGATAAGGAGGTGTCTGATAAAGAGACGTCTGATAAGGAGGCGTCTGATAAGGAGACATCTGATAATGAGGCGTCTGATAAGGAGACGTCTGATAAGGAGACGTCTGATAAAGAGACGTCTGATAAGGAGACGTCTGATAATGAGATGTCTGATAAAGAGGTGTCTGATAAAGAGAGTGGATGCTATGGTATGCCCGGTGGTTGTTAGGGCGGTTACAATGTATGtttagatggttgctaaggtctTCATACATGGGTGCTATGGCATTTTTTAGGTGGTTGTTAAGCTGTTGCaaagtgggtgctatggtgttgcttaagTTGTTGctggtggttgctagagtgctggagtggttgctgtggtatgttCAGATGCAACATATCAGTTTAGACAGGCAGTTAGCGCCAAGCTAATTGGTGGTGCGAGCTTCCATGGTGTGTTTGCTACATGTAGcttgttagcttgtggctaaacTTTTCCAGTAACTCAATCCTCCTGGCCCGTGGGACTTCCTCAGATCTGTGTATCAGTTACTCTGTAATGTTTTCAGTtgtgattaaacacacacacacacacacactcgccctcTGTGCGTCAGATCATTTGGGCTCTAATTGGCCGATCTATTTCGGTCGTAATCGTGTTTTACAGTTCCACCTTCGGAGAGCAGTCGCTGGCTGATCCGGAGACAGAAAGCTGAGCTGTGTCTGTGCTGAGGCTTCATTTAATTACAGCACCGTCTTAATGTGCAATCCCTATTCCCCCTCAGCACACAGCGCTGGCTCACACCCACAGCAGAGCCCGATACTTTAACTCACTGGGAGGTCACCTTTACACTACCGCTCTACTAACacaaaggacaaaagtattgggacatctgctcatcttCATTGTCTCTTAGCTAATCAAAgatattaaaagagctgatcctgctttttggagtttgttggagtaactgtctctactgtccagagagggagactttctactagattttggaggaggagcactgctgtgaggatttgattgcattcagcgacaagagcgttagtgaggtcaggatgttggatgatgatgatcaccaccccacctcacctcatcatccccaactccacccaactcatcccaaaagtactggatggagctcctccaccatcattccagagaacacagttcttccactgctccacagctcctcaatgctggggggctttatacccctctagccctcgtctggcattattaggcagcatggagccaatagggtcatgatgttgatctgcttctgtagagagtcctattctattggcagtacttctctacagggacaaaactgtgtagacaagctgtgtgggtggAACACCTTTGTACCTTTGTAACCGCCCTAACAACCTAGAACACCTAATCACCTTGAAAACAATCTTAGCAACTaccctaacaaccacctgacataccatagcaactaccaaaaacactttttcaacactatagcacccactTTGCAATAGCTTaagaaccacctgaaatactatAGCATCCACTCTAGTAACCATCcataaacaccatagcaacatcctAACACCTATTTAGCAGTCCACatataccttagcaaccacctgaaataccatagcaaccaacatatttgtttgtttaaccTCTGGCTTTCACTCCTTTAAGGGTCACTGTAACtgatgctatggtatttcagataCAGTttgttaaggtgttgctaagtgggtacTTTGGTGTTGCTACG
Coding sequences within it:
- the cspg5a gene encoding uncharacterized protein cspg5a isoform X6, whose product is MGLGSGCCWRVAVAVAVCALLAAADATSVNVTELASTAATNGTSLPAEGDKAKVKEMKESFKTVDDEFLHLRAGRKPRDGGELGSGLQGEDLSVVTSAPEEAKTDTVDMEGPEISQDSAETDHLLTQDNFMLEDGLRPHVTTESPWHVPKINLETTVVDLDLQESPTTPSHPAVPPSQPVTVDFDSGSRRELVPPSPSAHELQGRDPTAWAMPDNYDYLTPYDDTVSTTSDDYSTTADTYEEELTTTPPPRTFRPRLPSPFIPAKEEVPRVGISSNSAECRLGYVPANGTCRSQCDTLPSYCFNGGQCYVLDGIGAFCRCNIQDYVWHKGARCESVITEFQVMCIAIGASALTVLLLFMIIVCFAKKLHVLKTENNKLRKRSKYRPSSEQHNDNFSLSTIAEGSHPNDDPNAQNKLEDPVKAPPPKEDESLNIQNSLTPKHENHKMLGEENSSEVNSLQNNMM
- the cspg5a gene encoding uncharacterized protein cspg5a isoform X3, whose protein sequence is MGLGSGCCWRVAVAVAVCALLAAADATSVNVTELASTAATNGTSLPAEGDKAKVKEMKESFKTVDDEFLHLRAGRKPRDGGELGSGLQGEDLSVVTSAPEEAKTDTVDMEGPEISQDSAETDHLLTQDNFMLEDGLRPHVTTESPWHVPKINLETTVVDLDLQESPTTPSHPAVPPSQPVTVDFDSGSRRELVPPSPSAHELQGRDPTAWAMPDNYDYLTPYDDTVSTTSDDYSTTADTYEEELTTTPPPRTFRPRLPSPFIPAKEEVPRVGISSNSAECRLGYVPANGTCRSQCDTLPSYCFNGGQCYVLDGIGAFCRCNIQDYVWHKGARCESVITEFQVMCIAIGASALTVLLLFMIIVCFAKKLHVLKTENNKLRKRSSKYRPSSEQHNDNFSLSTIAEGSHPNKTMSRYTWECKTKEESGCEDDPNAQNKLEDPVKAPPPKEDESLNIQNSLTPKHENHKMLGEENSSEVNSLQNNMM
- the cspg5a gene encoding uncharacterized protein cspg5a isoform X1 gives rise to the protein MGLGSGCCWRVAVAVAVCALLAAADATSVNVTELASTAATNGTSLPAEGDKAKVKEMKESFKTVDDEFLHLRAGRKPRDGGELGSGLQGEDLSVVTSAPEEAKTDTVDMEGPEISQDSAETDHLLTQDNFMLEDGLRPHVTTESPWHVPKINLETTVVDLDLQESPTTPSHPAVPPSQPVTVDFDSGSRRELVPPSPSAHELQGRDPTAWAMPDNYDYLTPYDDTVSTTSDDYSTTADTYEEELTTTPPPRTFRPRLPSPFIPAKEEVPRVGISSNSAECRLGYVPANGTCRSQCDTLPSYCFNGGQCYVLDGIGAFCRCNIQDYVWHKGARCESVITEFQVMCIAIGASALTVLLLFMIIVCFAKKLHVLKTENNKLRKRSSKYRPSSEQHNDNFSLSTIAEGSHPNVRKLCDTPPVLPHARALAYYDNIICQDDPNAQNKLEDPVKAPPPKEDESLNIQNSLTPKHENHKMLGEENSSEVNSLQNNMM
- the cspg5a gene encoding uncharacterized protein cspg5a isoform X5: MGLGSGCCWRVAVAVAVCALLAAADATSVNVTELASTAATNGTSLPAEGDKAKVKEMKESFKTVDDEFLHLRAGRKPRDGGELGSGLQGEDLSVVTSAPEEAKTDTVDMEGPEISQDSAETDHLLTQDNFMLEDGLRPHVTTESPWHVPKINLETTVVDLDLQESPTTPSHPAVPPSQPVTVDFDSGSRRELVPPSPSAHELQGRDPTAWAMPDNYDYLTPYDDTVSTTSDDYSTTADTYEEELTTTPPPRTFRPRLPSPFIPAKEEVPRVGISSNSAECRLGYVPANGTCRSQCDTLPSYCFNGGQCYVLDGIGAFCRCNIQDYVWHKGARCESVITEFQVMCIAIGASALTVLLLFMIIVCFAKKLHVLKTENNKLRKRSSKYRPSSEQHNDNFSLSTIAEGSHPNDDPNAQNKLEDPVKAPPPKEDESLNIQNSLTPKHENHKMLGEENSSEVNSLQNNMM
- the cspg5a gene encoding uncharacterized protein cspg5a isoform X4 → MGLGSGCCWRVAVAVAVCALLAAADATSVNVTELASTAATNGTSLPAEGDKAKVKEMKESFKTVDDEFLHLRAGRKPRDGGELGSGLQGEDLSVVTSAPEEAKTDTVDMEGPEISQDSAETDHLLTQDNFMLEDGLRPHVTTESPWHVPKINLETTVVDLDLQESPTTPSHPAVPPSQPVTVDFDSGSRRELVPPSPSAHELQGRDPTAWAMPDNYDYLTPYDDTVSTTSDDYSTTADTYEEELTTTPPPRTFRPRLPSPFIPAKEEVPRVGISSNSAECRLGYVPANGTCRSQCDTLPSYCFNGGQCYVLDGIGAFCRCNIQDYVWHKGARCESVITEFQVMCIAIGASALTVLLLFMIIVCFAKKLHVLKTENNKLRKRSKYRPSSEQHNDNFSLSTIAEGSHPNKTMSRYTWECKTKEESGCEDDPNAQNKLEDPVKAPPPKEDESLNIQNSLTPKHENHKMLGEENSSEVNSLQNNMM
- the cspg5a gene encoding uncharacterized protein cspg5a isoform X2; translation: MGLGSGCCWRVAVAVAVCALLAAADATSVNVTELASTAATNGTSLPAEGDKAKVKEMKESFKTVDDEFLHLRAGRKPRDGGELGSGLQGEDLSVVTSAPEEAKTDTVDMEGPEISQDSAETDHLLTQDNFMLEDGLRPHVTTESPWHVPKINLETTVVDLDLQESPTTPSHPAVPPSQPVTVDFDSGSRRELVPPSPSAHELQGRDPTAWAMPDNYDYLTPYDDTVSTTSDDYSTTADTYEEELTTTPPPRTFRPRLPSPFIPAKEEVPRVGISSNSAECRLGYVPANGTCRSQCDTLPSYCFNGGQCYVLDGIGAFCRCNIQDYVWHKGARCESVITEFQVMCIAIGASALTVLLLFMIIVCFAKKLHVLKTENNKLRKRSKYRPSSEQHNDNFSLSTIAEGSHPNVRKLCDTPPVLPHARALAYYDNIICQDDPNAQNKLEDPVKAPPPKEDESLNIQNSLTPKHENHKMLGEENSSEVNSLQNNMM